The Lycium barbarum isolate Lr01 chromosome 4, ASM1917538v2, whole genome shotgun sequence nucleotide sequence TGGATCTGTGAAGCATGGTGGGGGTATGCAGCCCATCCCAATACCGATTCCATTGTCACCCACAGATTCGAATCCTCAAGCAAAACAGACTGCATGTGTCCCGGAGGAGGTGAATGAAAGAGAAGTACAAAATCCATGGGTTAATTTGTTCACTCAGAACAGAGCTGCAAAAAAATGGTATGAAACTCAATTATATTCCTCCTCAAATGATTAATGGGCAACCAGTAGTACAATTAGCTAAAGATGCATACGAAAAAGAAGTGGAAAAATGGAAATGTGCTATGATTGCATATTTTATAGGAGATACTCTAGGCTATAACATGATGAGGCGTTATATGAATCAAAATTGGCCCACTGCTGCAAATCCTGAGTTGTATTTACATGATGAGGGCTATTATGTGATAAAATTTCAATCGATTGAGGATATGCATGAGATATTTTATTCCGGGCCTTATACTATCAACAATAGACCAATTGTCCTTAAACCTTGGACTATTGATTTTGATTTCACTAAAGTGTATCCAACAGAGATTCCATTATGGGTCACGTTCCCTAAACTGCCTATGTCTTGTTGGGATATTGAGAATTTGAGTAGAATAGCAAGTGCAATTGGTGTGCCAGTATATGCAGATGAGTGCACTACGAAACAAACCAGAATCTCATATGCTCGAATGCTAATTGAAGTCAACGTTACGCAACCACTTCCTGAGAAGATTATGGTAATGGATCCAGTTGGTAAACAGTTCTTACAGGAAATAGATTATGATTGGAGACCTAAATATTGTGAGATTTGTCAACAAGTGGGTCACAAATGTACTGCTCCTCCCAAGCAAATTAGAGAAACAGGCAAACAGAAGGTGCAACATAAGAAAGGGGTGCAAGAAAAAGAACCACCAACGAAAATGGCACTAGGTTGGAAGGCTAGAGGATTAGCTCAACCAACTCAATATGTGTTGCCCGCAAAAACTACTGCTCATGAGGCTATACAAATGCAGACGGAACTAGCTGGGAAAGAACAAGTAATGCCAACAGATAAACAAATAGCTTGTTCAAGCAATGCACAACCAAGCTCTTCTGTTACTGATCAACGCCCTGATCTGAATCTGTTAAATTTCCCTACTCTATCAGCTGAAACGTTGAAGAATAAGAATGGGAAGAATCACAAGAGTCAAGGTGTAACTAAGAATGCAGTGGTTGTACCTTTAGACAAGGGAGGGGGGACTACACCAACATAATGCATTGGTTATTTTGGAATGTTAGGGGTGTGAATAAGAGGTATAAACAAAAGGAACTTAGAAATTACATAGGTAGTAATAAAATAAAGCTGGCTGGTATCATCGAAACAAGGGTGAAGGAGCATAATTGCAACAGTGTTCACAATAAGATTGCTGCACACTGGGGTCTTTATACTAACTATCAAGAGGCACAAAATAGCAGAATATGGGTTACATGGGATACCTCAAGCTATACAGTAAAACTGATTAGAGCTGAATCTCAAGCTATACATTGTGAAGTCATCTACAGAGCAGGGAACTTTAGTTGTGCCTTAACAGTGGTTTATGGTTATAACACAATGGAACAGAGGAAAGCCTTATGGGACTGTTTTCACATAATGGCTCAGGGAATTACTACTCCCTGGCTAATTTGTGGAGACTTTAATGCAGTTCTTCATCCTCAAGACAGGTTATGGGGCAATCCAGTAACATATACAGAACTCAAAGATTTCTCAGAATGTGTTCATGATCTTCACTTATCAGAATTAAGATGGAAAGGAGAATATTATACTTGGTCCAATAGACAACAAGGGGTTGACAGAGTCTACAGTAGAATTGATATAGCATTGGGAAACTATGAGTGGATGCTTACTTGGGGCCACATAAGCACTGAATATGCACTCCCTAATATTTCAGATCATTCTCCAATGATTTTGAATATAGAAGGACTGCAGATAAATACTAAAGTCCCATTCAGGTTCTTTAATGTGTGGGTTGATCATCCTCAGTTTATTGACATAGTTAAAGAAGGCTGGAAGAAAATTCAAACTGGTAGTCACATGAATATCTTATGGAAGAAGCTGCACCACATTAAACCTGCGTTCAAAGAACTCAATGCTCAAGAATTTAAAGGCATCTCTCAGAATATAGTTATGGCAAGGCAAGAACTACAATTCATTCAAGAGCAAATGCGAAACCACTATTCAGATGTTTTACAAGATATGGAGAAAACTACCCTGCTGAAGCTGGAAAAATGGTCTTTAATGGAAGAGAATGCCTTGAAACAAAAATCTAGAGCTCAATGGGTCAAACTTGGAGATACTAACTCAAAGTATTTCTCAGCAATGATAAAGGAAAGGGTTCATAGGAAACAGATCTCAGAATTACAAGCTTTGACAGGAGCAACACTCGCGGATGCAGAAGCAATCAAACAAGAAATTGTTAATTTTTACAAAAGCTTGATGGGGTCAGCTAACCATTCTCTTCCAGCAGTTAATAAGATGGTAATGAGAAACGGACCACTTCTTTCCCAACAACAAAGAATTGATCTGTGTTGTGCAATTACTGAAgaagaaatttacaaagggttaTGCTCTATAGGGGAAGACAAAGCTCCAGGTGTGGACGGTTTCAAtgcatatttttataaaaaagcTTGGCCAGTAATCAAAGAAGACGTCATCAAGGCTATTCAACAGTTCTTCACTACTGGTAAGCTGCTTAAGGCTTTTAATTGCACTGCAATCACTCTAATCCCCAAAACTGCAAACCCTATCACAGTGAAAGAATATAGACCAATAGCTTGCTGCACCGTGGTGTATAAATTAATTGCAAAGGTGTTAGCTGCTAGAATGCAAGGTGTTATGGCTTCAGTGATCAGTCAGGTTCAATCTGGTTTTATACCAGGTCGGAAAATAGCAGACAACATTTTTTTAGCTCAAGAATTGATTAAAGGATATACTAGAAAAAATATTTCCCCCAGATGTATGCTGAAAATAGACCTCCAAAAGGCTTACGATTCGGTGGAATGGCCATACTTAGAGCAGGTGATGAACTGTCTGGGCTTTCCTTCTCAATTCACTAAATGGATAATGGAATGTGTGCAAACTGTTCATTATTCAATTTTAGTTAATGGAGAACCAGCCCCACCCTTTTGATGCAAAGAAAGGACTACGACAAGGTGACCCCATCTCCCCCTATATATTTGCAATAGCAATGGAATACCTTAGTCGATTACTATCAGGCCTTAAAGGAAATA carries:
- the LOC132637984 gene encoding uncharacterized protein LOC132637984, giving the protein MMRRYMNQNWPTAANPELYLHDEGYYVIKFQSIEDMHEIFYSGPYTINNRPIVLKPWTIDFDFTKVYPTEIPLWVTFPKLPMSCWDIENLSRIASAIGVPVYADECTTKQTRISYARMLIEVNVTQPLPEKIMVMDPVGKQFLQEIDYDWRPKYCEICQQVGHKCTAPPKQIRETGKQKVQHKKGVQEKEPPTKMALGWKARGLAQPTQYVLPAKTTAHEAIQMQTELAGKEQVMPTDKQIACSSNAQPSSSVTDQRPDLNLLNFPTLSAETLKNKNGKNHKSQGVTKNAVVVPLDKGGGTTPT